One Sinobacterium norvegicum genomic window carries:
- a CDS encoding ATP-binding protein, producing MFVKKLKYRLLLTILSINTLMLIVTIGLSTVSLDRGFLDYLNQSQASRAEKLAANLSGYYHTHHSWQRFADSKREWMKYIYRFSDVEGHAKSQFSPDGKEHDTGRLSHRHKQPRPTDLLGKSNTRFLLLDEKKQVIVGPSHIAIEDLVTVAIDLDDHAVGYLGFRQHTELASSIDRLFINQQRNNFIFIALGIFITSIIMAFFIAGRLSRPLKSMAEVTKKIAAGNYQVRATGKGGEELNTLSNTINVLAESLRQSQLGRQRWVADIAHELRTPLAILKGEIEAMVDGVRPMNKMNLESLQQEVSHLTLLVDDLKELSNVDQGALNYQMMDCNVSEILSSVLLLAQQERKAVIDVQYNAIETPDIYADSKRLKQLFSNLLQNTLRYTETGGSLQVVVSVHAETIEVLWQDSSPGVSAQDLPHLTERLYRAENSRNRAFGGSGLGLAIVKSICDGHGFTLTPSHSLLGGLCWQLVIPLGDVVDDNQKNHRGE from the coding sequence ATGTTTGTTAAAAAATTAAAATACCGCCTTCTATTGACGATTCTTTCGATTAATACGTTGATGCTGATTGTTACCATTGGGCTCAGCACTGTCAGTCTTGATCGTGGTTTTCTCGATTATCTTAACCAGTCCCAAGCTTCGAGGGCAGAGAAACTTGCTGCCAATCTCTCCGGCTACTATCACACTCATCATTCGTGGCAGCGCTTTGCCGACAGCAAGCGTGAGTGGATGAAATATATCTATCGCTTCTCTGATGTAGAAGGTCATGCCAAATCGCAATTCAGCCCTGATGGTAAAGAGCATGATACGGGCAGGCTATCGCATCGCCACAAACAACCACGACCAACCGACTTGTTGGGTAAGAGTAATACTCGCTTCCTGTTGCTCGATGAAAAAAAACAGGTGATTGTTGGGCCTTCTCATATCGCGATTGAGGATTTAGTGACCGTGGCTATTGATTTGGATGACCATGCCGTCGGTTACTTAGGCTTTCGTCAGCATACAGAGCTCGCCAGTAGCATTGACCGTTTATTTATTAATCAACAGCGAAATAATTTTATTTTTATTGCCCTGGGTATATTTATTACCTCTATTATCATGGCCTTTTTTATCGCTGGGCGATTATCGAGGCCACTGAAGTCGATGGCAGAGGTGACCAAGAAAATTGCAGCTGGTAATTATCAGGTACGAGCAACCGGCAAGGGCGGTGAAGAGCTAAACACCTTATCGAATACTATTAATGTATTAGCCGAGTCGCTGCGGCAAAGCCAGTTGGGCAGGCAGCGCTGGGTGGCGGATATTGCCCATGAGCTACGGACTCCGCTGGCTATTTTAAAAGGTGAGATAGAGGCCATGGTCGACGGTGTCAGGCCGATGAACAAAATGAATTTGGAATCGCTGCAGCAAGAGGTCAGCCACTTAACACTGTTGGTAGATGACTTAAAAGAATTATCAAATGTCGATCAAGGTGCGCTGAATTATCAGATGATGGACTGCAATGTCAGCGAGATATTATCCTCTGTTTTGTTGTTGGCACAGCAGGAAAGAAAGGCTGTCATCGATGTGCAATACAACGCTATTGAAACCCCTGATATCTATGCCGATAGCAAACGGTTAAAACAGCTGTTTAGCAATCTATTACAAAATACACTGCGTTATACCGAGACAGGCGGCAGCCTTCAGGTTGTGGTCAGTGTACATGCCGAGACGATCGAAGTACTGTGGCAAGACTCCAGCCCGGGAGTAAGCGCACAGGATTTACCGCACCTAACAGAGCGTCTCTACCGAGCGGAAAACTCAAGAAATAGAGCGTTCGGCGGCAGTGGCTTAGGTTTGGCCATTGTAAAATCCATCTGTGACGGGCATGGCTTTACCCTGACCCCCAGTCACTCCCTCTTGGGTGGCCTATGCTGGCAGTTGGTAATCCCTCTTGGTGACGTGGTGGATGACAATCAAAAAAATCATAGGGGGGAGTGA
- a CDS encoding response regulator, which yields MMNKILIVEDEPKLAMLLQDYLTADGYEATIVERGDTAVAAFEQYQPSLVLLDLMLPGLSGLEVCKHIRQQSTVPIIMVTAKVEEIDRLLGLELGADDYICKPFSPREVVARVKAVLRRTQPVTPPVSTSPLSLDEGSYVALFKNQRLDLTAVEFQLLKALADSPGRILSRNQLMSVIYSDNRVVSDRTIDSHIKKLRRKITEVAGSQELIHSVYGVGYKYEQLD from the coding sequence GTGATGAATAAAATCTTAATCGTTGAAGACGAACCCAAGCTTGCGATGTTGCTGCAGGATTACCTGACGGCTGACGGTTATGAGGCGACTATTGTAGAGCGTGGAGATACAGCTGTTGCAGCCTTCGAGCAATATCAGCCGTCACTGGTGCTGCTGGATTTGATGTTGCCAGGGCTGTCGGGTTTGGAGGTCTGCAAACATATACGTCAACAAAGCACAGTACCTATCATTATGGTGACGGCAAAGGTTGAGGAGATTGATCGCCTGCTCGGCCTGGAGTTAGGTGCTGATGATTACATCTGCAAACCCTTTAGCCCAAGAGAGGTGGTCGCGCGGGTAAAAGCGGTATTGCGTCGAACTCAGCCGGTGACACCACCGGTTTCGACATCACCGCTAAGCCTGGATGAGGGCAGTTATGTGGCGCTGTTTAAAAATCAGCGACTCGACTTAACCGCGGTGGAGTTTCAACTGCTAAAGGCGTTGGCAGATAGCCCGGGCAGGATACTATCGCGCAACCAATTGATGTCGGTGATTTACAGTGATAATAGAGTGGTATCGGATCGCACCATCGACAGTCACATCAAAAAGCTACGCAGGAAAATAACCGAGGTTGCAGGCTCGCAAGAGTTGATTCATTCAGTATATGGCGTCGGTTATAAGTACGAGCAATTGGATTAA